The genomic stretch CCGCGTGGGCCTCTGGGTGGTTCATTAACCTGGGCTGAGCCTGGCCTCCAGGTCCTTGTGTGAGCCTAGGAACCCCTTGTTACCCACCCCCCAGCTCCCCAGCCCTCAGGTCTCACTTGGGGCTAGATCTGGGGCTGGGGCACCTCTTGTTACAGTTGAGCTTGAGTGGGAGCCCGGGGGCTTGGGGTCTCCTGGAGGAGGGGGGTCTAAAGTCACCTCATCTAGGGAGGCAGGCAGCCCTCACCTGAGTGAGTCGGGAGTGAATGAGCCAGGAGTGGGGCCACCTTTGGCGGGGTAGCGGTCGGCCTAGACCTCCAGGCTGCCAGCTCAGGCTCTGGTGCCCTTTtccaacctcagtttcctcacctgtccaAGAGAACCGATAATGGCAGGGCTGTTTGAAGGATTAGGCCAGATAACCCTGGCAAGCCCTCTTTAGCCTGCCCAGCCTCGGGATCCCTTTTTTCCTGACTTTATTGTGAAACTCCAGGTGGGGAGACAGGGAGGCTGGGCTTTTGGGGTCCCCTCCTCTTAGGCTATTTTATAGCCCCTACCTGGCAATACCTCCCGTACCCCAGAGAGCTGCAAAGAACTTCATTTGCATCCCAAACCAGAACGTGTTGTTCCCTGACCCCAGGCCCTCATGTCACCCCAAAACCCAAATAAACCCCTGGGGCAGCTCCAGAAGCGAGGATTGGATCCTTGTTCTCTGGGGTCAACCCGAGGGGCTTATGATGGAGCAAGGCTCCCCCACCCTCTCACCCATGCTTCCTCATGTGCACTGGGCCTCCACTGCGGAGACCCAAAACCTGGAGAAAGGTTCCCCAGGCCAGAGTTTGGTTGTCCCCAGCACCCTGGCCTAATGGACGTCAGTCTTGGGGCCAAAGACCCAGGGCAGGGAGCACCTCTCACCCCCACCTTCACTCCTCCAGCCACTTCAGGGCGTGGTGCCCTCCcggggctcctgggcctgtggGGTGGGAGTTTTACATTGTGCCACAGTGGGGGAAACTGAGGTATAGGACCAGTGAGTGGCAGAGTGGTGGAGACTCTGGGACTAGGAAACGCCTCCCAGGTCCAGCACAGCCCCTCTGGGACACAGCAGAGGGCTGTTGTTGGCATGTGGAGCTCAAGTGGAGGTCGGCACCGTGTGGGGTTAGGGCGCCGGCGGGAGCACGTGTTGTGGGGTCCATagaagggtgggaggtgggaggcgtTGCCTCCTACCCTGCCTTGGGTACAGCAGGAGTTTTGTCTACGATGTGTTTGGGCACCAGTGTCTGTGTGGTGTCAATGGGGCCTCCCTTTTGTTGATCAGGAAAGAAAGAACCcttcctggggctgctggggGGCTGTAGCTCTCCCCATGCCTGGCAGCTGGGTGGGGTATAGGGGCTCCACTCAACTGCTGACTCCCCAGTGGGAGTCAGACCCTGAGTTCATAGTGCCCACTCATGCCCCATGTCACACTGTCCTTCACCTGGTGCTCCCCACCCAGCCCCTGCTGGGGTGCCCTGGCCTCTGCTGGCCCCTAGCAGGCAGGCAGTGGGGGGCAGTCAGGGCTTCACCCTCCCCACCACACAAGGGCAGATGGCCACCGGCGTGGCTGGCCTGGGGCTGCTCTATCCCCCGTCCCCCCGCGCTGGACCAGGCTGAAGCGAATACTTGTGCGGATGGCTTGACCTGTTGTCGCCACTCAGACCAAACCGGAACCAACCGGCTGTTGCCCTTGGGCCAGGGCCTGCAGCTGAGGCTGCCATGACCAGCCTGTTCTCGGCCTTCTGGGGGGCCTCGAGCAGCTTCCAGCTCTGGGTGGTCCCCACAAGACACTGGCCAGGACTGGAGGGCTGGAGATCAGGCCAGGAGCCCCCCGACTGTGGGGTCCCCACAGGGGCAGTCCTTGAGCTGTGGGTCCCTGTGGGGCGAGGGCTCCCGCGGATGCTTCAGGGGATGAGTGTGGGCTCTTCTGGCTGGCAGGGTCTCGCTGGCCACTGGGCGTGTGCGGCTGGATTAGGTGGGTTGGGCAGAATAGGGCCTGGCCAGGCAGCCAGGGACTGGTGTGGCCAGAGTGGGCAGCTGGGCCCCCGAATCTAGGCCACGCGTCTGCAGAATGACAAGTGATGGCGCAACCCGCCCAGCTGGGTCTGAAGAAGGAGGCTGCCTGGGGGACCACCCACCCCCGTCCCGGCCCCAAGCCCAGGACGCCTGCCTGCACGCATTGTCTGGCCCTGGCAGGGAGGCCTAGGGGTGATTGTCCCCCCAGCCCTGCCTGTGGTGTGTCCTTGGGTCACAGGCTTTGGTGGCCCTGGGGAGCTgggcagctactggggagggacccaggggccACCTGCACATCTGCCCGTAGGTGGGCCCCCACCCCAGcttctcagcccccagggagggGCCAGGGCTGCTGACCTGCTCTGGCTCTCACAGCTTCCTGCCCCCAGCCTGGTCCTCCTCTGTGAGGGGGCCCCAGTCCCCCTGCAGGCATCAGGACTCCACCCCCAGGCCCCCTTGAgggcccgcctgggcctccccagTCCCCGGCCTGTGAGACCCACTTGGCTGGACCCAGCGCCGTGTTTGTACTTTGCTCTTCTCGGTGTGTTTTCTGTCATGACCGCTGTGTGGAGCTTCCACAGGAGCTGCAGGATACAGAACCTTGCCCGCCTCagggagcccccacccccaccctggcccCCTCGAGCTGCTCCAGCCTGTGCTCTGCCCGGTGAACCTGCGCATCGCCCCCCCCAGAGCCATCCCCACGGCCACGTGACCCTGCACCGCCTTCCTTCTCGCCTGCTCTGTTCCCTGGCTGTCCATCTGAACTGTTCTTCCGGCCCATATGGGGTGCGGGGGCTGCTGAGAGGGACGGACCCCTCCTGGGGTGAATCTGCACCACGAGGGGGCTGGCTGGCCAACCCTGGCACCCTTTCTGAGCTCCATTTCAGCCAGAAGCCAGCAAAGGGCAGCCTGTCCCCTTTGCCCACAGCACCTGCCCGTTGTGGTGCCGCCTGTGAGCCAAGCATGGATTTTATGTTTTCCAAGCAGTTGAACAAATTAAAAGAACGAAGAGTCACACTTTGTGACACTTTGAGATTTGAATTCTCCGTGTCCATAAGTGAAGCATTGTGGGGCCACCGCCGTGGGGTTGGCTGCAGGTTGTGTGGGGAAGGCGGCTGTCACACCGAGGCAGACCGGAGTCCTTGGGACAGACTGGTTGGCAAAGCTGAAGATAGAGACCTTTGGCCCTTTTGGGACACAGTTTCCAGCCCCTGGTCTGGTGGGACCCTGGATCTGGGTCAGAGCCTTCCTCACTCAGGGCTGCTGAGGCCTCCACCGCTGTGTCTGTAAACGGGGCCGGGTTTGGGGGTACTTGCCTCATGGTCGCCCGTCTTGCCCGCAGAAGTCCCGGGCCCAGAGCCCGGCCAGCATGAGCAGTTGGTCTTCGGCAGCGGGGACGCTGTGGAGCTGAGCTGTCCCCCGCCCGGGGGTGGTCCCATGGGGCCCACTGTCTGGGTCAAGGATGGCACAGGGCTGGTGCCCTCGGAGCGGGTCCTGGTGGGACCCCAGCGGCTGCAGGTGCTGAATGCCTCCCACGAGGACTCCGGGGCCTACAGCTGCCGGCAGCGGCTCACGCAGCGCGTCCTGTGCCACTTCAGTGTGCGGGTGACAGGTGAGCCCTGGGGCCACGCCAGCTGCAGAAAGGAGCCGAGTGCTGGGCTCCCTGAGTCCCTGCGTGGGTCAGGAGTGGCTGGGGGTCTCTCTGGTCATTGGTGGATTGGAGGGCACCCCCAAGAAGTGCTGCCCACATGGGGGAccctgccccgtctgggaggggCACCTGGGGGCTTCCTGGGGCAGGTCGGGCATTGGACGCGGCCATCTCTGCCTTGCAGATGCTCCATCCTCGGGAGATGACGAAGATGGGGAGGATGAGGCTGAGGACACAGGTGTGGACACAGGTGGGAGCAGGGTCCAGGGTTCAGGCCGGCCGGGGTGGGGCCTGCTGCCACCGCCAAGCCCTGCCCTCCACAGGCAGCTGAGGGACTAAGGCCCCGGGACAACCTCCCTGGGGTCACCCCAAAGGCCCGGTCCCCTCAGGATGCAGGAGAGGCTGGGCTACTGACATGGCTCTAGATGCCCAACCCTGGTGGCAGGGCTGGGGTGCAAGGGGACACCCGTGTTGCTGCTGGGGAGACCGAGGCACAGGGCCCTGGGGGTTCCGGGAGCGCCTGTGGGGCTCTGGCGTTGGCTATAGGTGAGGTCGACCCCGCAGATACGAGCGCAGCAGGGCAGGGCGCTCAGATGGCTGCCCTGGGGTGGACGGACCCAGGGTGAGGGCGTCAGGAGCACCTACCACAACCAGTGGCGGGGAGGGTGGCTGGCAGGAGGGTGGTTGGTGGGTGGGCTGTGGCTGTGGGAGAGCAGTCGGGGATGATGCCTGGTGTCTTGGCCTGGAACGGTGGCAGGTGGACTTTGCCAAGTTGTAGGGCGGGGAGGTGGGGCTTCTGGTTTTGGAGGGAACTCTGAGGGGAGTGCGTGCAGGTGAGGGTCATCGCGGCACAGACATGGGGGCAGTTACGACTTGCGGACTGATGGTGTGTGGGCTGGGTCCCTGGGCCAGTGGGGTGAGCAGGTGAGGAGGGGAGGCTGAGTCCATAGGAGAAACTGAGCTGGGGGAACTCACCCTGGGGGTCTCCGGGAGGCCTGGGAGGGAGCTCAGCACCCTGGGGTGCCTCTTTCCAGCCTCTGTCCACACTGCTGCTTGCTGGGCCTCAGTGCCCCTGATGGGCGTGTCCCTGGAGGGGGCTGGCAGTGAGGTCACTGAGGGGAGGACTGCTTCCCTCCTGGGGAATGCCAGCCCATCCTTGCCTGGAGTCCCCGCAGGAAGGCAGCACCAGCCCTgaggaaggagaaaaaccagTTGGGCTgtgagggaggggtggtgggAGCCCTGGACATCGAGATGGGAGGAGGCAGGGCCTCCAGGGTGCCACCGTCTCTGGGTGCCCACCAGACGTGGAGCTCTGCAGAGGGTGGTGTAGGGTCTCTGATTCCTGTGGGCCCGTGCTGCCCAGCTGCCTCCAAGGCTCCTGGCTCTGCAGGCGACTGGGCTCCTCTCCTGGTAAACTGCTCCCAGGTCCTGGCTTGTCCGCTAGATGGGCCTACCCCCTGGGTCTTCAGTCTCCCTGTTAGTGGGCCTGGCCCCTGGCATGCCTCTCTGGGCAGGTGGGCTCCCCTGGACAATGCCCTGTGCCCCGTGACTTCACAGGTCTGGGCAGAGCACcctggagggaaggggaggggacacATGGCCCAGCTCTGAGAAAGCCCTGGGgtggggacaagatgtggaggctCCTGGGAGCTTCATCCCGCTCTCGTCCTACACAGGACGGGAAACTCAggctgggggtgggcaggggcagCTTTGGGAAAGGGGTTGCTCAGAGGGGCCTCTGCTGCCACTTGGGTCACGGCCTTCACGTGCACCTCGGCCAGCAGGGGCCCCTTACTGGACTCGGCCCGAGCGCATGGACAAGAAGCTGCTGGCCGTGCCGGCCGCCAACACCGTCCGCTTCCGCTGCCCGGCCGCCGGCAACCCCACCCCCTCCATCTCCTGGCTGAAGAATGGCAAGGAGTTCCGCGGGGAGCACCGCATCGGAGGCATCAAGGTGGGCGCGGTGGGGCGGCTCTGGGCCCGGCAGGCGCGGTGGTTGCTGCCTCCGCTCGCTCACTCGTGCCCCGCTGCAGCTGCGGCACCAGCAGTGGAGCCTGGTCATGGAAAGCGTGGTGCCCTCGGACCGTGGCAACTACACCTGCGTAGTGGAGAACAAGTTTGGCAGCATCCGGCAGACATACACGCTGGACGTGCTGGGTGAGGGCCTTGGGGTGGCGCGGGGGCGGGGGTGGCAGTGGCGGTGGCGGTGAGGGAGGGGGTGGCCCCTGAGCGTCATCTGCCCCCACAGAGCGCTCCCCGCACCGGCCCATCCTGCAGGCGGGGCTGCCGGCCAACCAGACGGCGGTGCTGGGCAGCGATGTGGAGTTCCACTGCAAGGTGTACAGTGACGCACAGCCCCACATCCAGTGGCTGAAGCACGTGGAGGTGAACGGCAGCAAGGTGGGCCCTGATGGCACACCCTACGTTACCGTACTCAAGGTGGGCCACCGTGTGCACATGGGTGCCGCCACTGGGGCTCCTGGGCTGGCCCCAAGGGTGCCCCTTGGCTGGGGATTGCGTGAGGATTTGGGCCTAGGGGTTGGAGCTTCGGGGGAAGAAGCTGTGGGGGTGCTTGTGGGGCCAAGTCTCAGCCACCCCACACCTCAGGGCCATAGGCCGCTGCGTTGGGACCTGTCTCCGTGTCTGCAGAGGGCCAGCCTCGGCCATGGAAGTCCCTCACACGGAGCTGCCCACAGGGGCCTCTTGGGGGTGGGTGCGGCTCGGGCAGCAGTGGTGCCCCAGGACAGGAGGGCAGTGTGGCCAAGCCCTCCAGGCCCCCTCTGGACCGCAGAGGCGGTGGCTGAGCCCCGACCTGGCTGATTGGCTGTCGTCAGCTGTGTGCAGTGGGGTGCAAGCTCACTGTCTGCCCGCCTCCCGAAGCCCTTAGCTTTGTTCCCACGGCTGCCGGGTGGGGGCCATTGAATCGGGACGGTTGCAACACTCAAAGACCAAAGAGAAACATCTGTTCAGAGAGAAGACGGTCTCATGGGGGCGGGGAGCAGGCGCAGGGCGAGGGTGGAGTACCAGACCCTGCCCAGAGAGGCTGCATCGGGATTTGTCCAGGGTACAGGTTCTGCAAGAGCCCGGGGGAGGGCAGGCCAGTGACCAGAGGTTGTCTGCGGGTCTGGGCTGGGTTGTCGGGTGGAGGCAGAGATGTGCATCCTGTGAAACCACAGCCACCGTGAAGTGCCTCCAcgcctcctccaggcagccttcGGGGCTGACGCAGCCCAGCCTCGATCTGTACCTTGGGGATCTCCCACATCCTGCCTCGTGCCCGGCGGGGCTGCCTCAGGGGCGTGCCTGAGCCGGGTCTCTTGTCCCCGCAGTCCTGGATCAGTGAGAGTGTGGAGGCCGACGTGCGCCTCCGCCTGGCCAATGTGTCGGAGCGGGACGGGGGCGAGTACCTCTGTCGAGCCACCAATTTCATAGGCGTGGCCGAGAAGGCCTTTTGGCTGAGCGTTCACGGGCCCCAAGCAGGTAACGACTCTGTCCCATGCCGGCCGGCACAAGAGCTCCAGCTCCAAGGCCCTGGCCGCGCGCCCTGCACGTCCCGCACGCCCAGCCCTGCTCGCTCCCGCCCCCGGCTCGCGCTCTGCTCGTGGCCGCCTGGGCAAGGCTGGCAGCTCCAGCCTCCATGGTGACCGCCCGCTTCGAGCCCTGTGGCCTGCGCCGACCCTTCCCGCACGCCTGCGCCCCCCACAGGAGGTGCCCGGTGCCCACCGGGCCGGCTCCGTGGCATCTGTGAGCGCCCCTTTGCGCCTCTCTCCGCCCCTGCCCGCTGCCTGCTCGCTTCCCCAGCCTGTGTGTCCGTGTGTCCATCCTCCACCTGCACCCGCCCGGCTCTGCGCTAACCCGCATGCTGCCTGCCCGCCTGCCGCTCACCTGGGACAGAGGACTCGCCGGTGGAGGGGCCTGGCTTCGGGCTCAGTACCGGTGCACCAGGCGGAGGGCCCTCGGCCGCGTGGCGGTGACCAAGTTGGCGGTGGCTGAGGAGTTGGTGGTGGCGGCGTTTTCCTTGCAGCGGCTGGATCCTGCCATGTGGATTCTGTGCGGTGCCCGCAGGGCGGTGCTGGCGCTCGCCTATCGCTCTGCTCTCTCTTTGTAGACGGCAGGCGCTAACACCACCGACAAGGAGCTAGAGGTTCTGTCCTTGCACAACGTCACCTTTGAGGATGCCGGGGAGTACACCTGCCTGGCGGGCAATTCTATTGGGTTTTCTCATCACTCTGCGTGGCTGGTGGTGCTGCCAGGTACcggcttctgctgctgctgctccgcACTGTCTCGGGGACGCTGGCTCGGGACATGCCAAAGCCGCCAGGACGGACGGGAATCCTGTGGCTTATGGCCGTCCCGCTCCTTGAGCCCTCACACCTGGCCCTGTGCCCAGTGTGGGGACAAAGTTGGCCTGGCCCGGTCCTGGTCCCAGAGGGGCCTCCTCAGCCCCCTCAAGCCCCCTTCCCAGCTGGGTCCCCAAAGGCCCCTCCTGCGGCTCTGGTGTCTCCGGGGCGCCTGGTGGCGGTGTGGGACTGGCTGGCTCTGCTGGGCTCCTCCTCTCCAGGGTCTGGCCCTCTAGACTCACCGGCGTTACTGACCGCAAAACCCTCCAGACAAGGCGGGTGCTGAGGTTCTGAGCCCCCTCCCGCGCCCAGTGGTGCCTGTGGCTCTGGGCCGGGGGCATCCATGGGAGCCCCGGGggggccaggccaggcctcaACGCCCGTGTCTTTGCAGCTGAGGAGGAGCTGGTGGAGTCTGACGAGGCGGGCAGTGTGTATGCAGGCATTCTCAGCTATGGGGCGGGCTTCTTCCTGTTCATCCTGGTGGTGGCGGCTGTGACGCTCTGCCGCCTGCGCAGCCCCCCCAAGAAAGGCCTGGGCTCCCCCACCGTGCACAAGATCTCCCGCTTCCCGCTCAAGCGACAGGTAACAGAAAGTAGATACCAGGTTCTGAGCTGCCTGCCCGCCGGGCCTCCTGGAGCCCCCCTCGGCCCACGCTGGTCCTGGGCTGTGTGAGTCCTCTCTGCAGCCAGGCGGGCTCCCCTTTCCTTGTCTCTGGTCACCATGTAGAGCCTAGCGTACTTTGGGGCACAAAACATTCTAAAAATCTTCATTCAATGCTGGTGGAAGTCAGAACGCCCCCCCTTCTGGCCCAGCACTGACCCCCGGCTGTACCTCCACGCCCTGTTGCCCACACGGCACCAACCTGCCCTTGCTGACCCAAGCAGGTGTCCCTGGAGTCCAACGCGTCCATGAGCTCCAACACACCGCTGGTGCGCATTGCAAGGCTGTCCTCAGGGGAGGGCCCCACGCTGGCCAATGTCTCCGAGCTCGAGCTGCCTGCCGACCCCAAATGGGAGCTGTCTCGGGCCCGGTCAGTGGTGCTGAGGGCCGGCATTGGCTGTAGGGGGCTTGGTGGTGGGGGTGAAACAGCCACCAGTCAGAGGCCCAGCTGGGTTTAGGGGCCATCAGGGATGTGGCGGATGTTGGGTGTGGCTGGGGCTCTGTGGAGATGCTCCTGGGAGGGGTGCATGACAGGGACTGCGCCTCTCAAGGTGCCCTGTCTGGAGGGGCAGCAAGGGTGGGAGGCTGTGGGTGACACCCTTCGTCCTTATGAGCAGGCTGTAGCGGGGGCATGGAGGACTTCCTGGAGGTGGTAGCTCTGGGCCTCAAAGGCTGggccaggctggggtggggacCGTGGTGGGCTGAGAGTGGGCGAGTTTGCACACTCATGGTTTCTCTGCCTCCACTGCCAGGCTGACCCTGGGCAAGCCCCTTGGGGAGGGCTGCTTCGGCCAGGTGGTCATGGCGGAGGCCATTGGCATTGACAAGGACCGGGCCGCCAGGCCTGTCACCGTAGCCGTGAAGATGCTGAAAGGTGAGGAGGGGGCGGCCAGGGGTGCAGAGCAGGGCTGGGGGCGCCGCCGCCGCCTGACACAGGCCCCTCGCTCCTTGCACAGACGATGCCACGGACAAGGATCTCTCAGACCTGGTgtctgagatggagatgatgAAGATGATTGGGAAACATAAGAACATCATCAACCTGCTGGGCGCTTGCACGCAGGGCGGTAGGTGTGGTAGCGGCGGTGGTGCCGGGTGGGCGGCCGTCTTGGGCCTGGCAGCCCCTCTGAGGAGCCCGTGCCCCCAGGGCCCCTGTACGTGCTGGTGGAGTACGCGGCCAAGGGCAACCTGCGGGAGTTCCTGCGGGCACGACGGCCCCCGGGCCTGGACTACTCCTTCGACACCTGCAAACCGCCCGAGGAGCAGCTCACCTTCAAGGACCTGGTGTCCTGTGCCTACCAGGTGGCCCGGGGCATGGAGTACTTGGCCTCCCAGAAGGTGAGCAGGGCAGCAGATGCGGGCAGAGTAGGCTGGGCACTGCCCTGAGATGCTGGTGGAGAGGCTTcagccctgcctcccaccccttccccagtGCATCCACAGGGACCTGGCCGCCCGCAATGTGCTGGTGACTGAGGACAACGTGATGAAGATCGCAGATTTTGGGCTGGCCCGGGACGTGCACAACCTCGACTACTACAAGAAGACAACCAACGTGAGCCTGgccctggggtgggtgggtggggggggagCCATGCCAGGAGGACGCCTGGCGCCAACACCGCCTTCCCACACCCTCCCAGGGCCGGCTGCCCGTGAAGTGGATGGCGCCTGAGGCCTTGTTTGACCGAGTCTACACTCACCAGAGTGACGTGTATGTGTCCTCCAGACCTCTGGCTTCGGGGTGGAGGCGGGAACCGGGCAGAGCCAGGACCTCAGCTGCAGCCCCCACGCCTGTGCCCTGGAGCTCTTGGGTGTGGTTTCTGCCCCTCCCTGGGGGCAGCAGCGCAGCCCTGGCCTATTCCCCTGGTGCCCGCCCAGGTGTCTGTCCTGGGAGTCTCAGGACAGCCTGACCTCGCCTCCCCCTGCAGTTGGTCCTTTGGGGTCCTGCTCTGGGAGATCTTCACGCTGGGGGGCTCCCCGTACCCCGGCATCCCTGTGGAGGAGCTCTTCAAGCTGCTGAAGGAGGGCCACCGCATGGACAAGCCCGCCAACTGCACACACGACCTGTGAGCGGCATCCCTGGCCCTCCAGTGGGTCCTCAGGGGTGGGGTCCCTCCGGGGCTGGGCGGGGGAGGGACTGGGAGCCCTTCAGGCTGTTCCCAAATAAGGTGGGAAGCGGCGGGGCTCCCTCCTGAGTGCCCTGCCCGCAGGTATATGATCATGCGGGAGTGCTGGCATGCTGCGCCCTCCCAGAGGCCCACCTTCAAGCAGCTGGTGGAGGACCTGGACCGTGTCCTTACTGTGACGTCCACTGATGTGAGTGCTGGCTCTGGCCTGGTGCCACCCGCCTATGCCCCTCCCCCCGCCGTCCCCGGCCATCCtgccccccagagtgctgaggTGTGGGGCGGGCCCTCTGAGgcacagcctgggcacagaggtgGCTGTGCGAAGAGGGGCTTGGTGGGACAGTGCTCACCCCGCCTCCCACCAGCAGGAGTACCTGGACCTGTCGGCGCCTTTCGAGCAGTACTCGCCTGGTGGCCAGGACACCCCCAGCTCCAGCTCCTCAGGGGATGACTCTGTGTTTGCCCACGACCTGCTGCCCCCGGCCCCACCCAGCAGTGGGGGCTCGCGGACGTGAAGGGCCACTGGTCCCCAACAATGTGAGGGGGTCCCTAGCAGCCCACCCTGCTGCTGGTGCACAGCCACTCCCCAGCATGAGACTCAGTGCAGATGGAGAGACAGCTACACAGAGcttcggtgtgtgtgtgtgtgtgtgtgcgtgtgtgcgtgtgcgcgcgCGTGCATGCAcatctgtgtgtgcctgtgtgtgtgcgcatCTCGTGGCCTCCAGGTGCAGAGGTACCCTGGGTGTCCCCACTGCTGTGCAACGGCCTCCTGACTGGTGCTGCAGCACCGAGGGGCCTTTGTTCTTGGGGGACCCAGTGCAGAATGTAAGTGGGCCCACCCAGTGGGACCCCTGTGGGGCAGGGAGCTGGGCCCAACATGGCTCCGGCCTCTGCCTTTGCACCACGGGACATCACAGGGTGAGCCTCGGCCCCTCCCACACCCAAAGCTGAGCCTGCAGGGAAGCCCCACATGTCCAGCACCTTGTGCCTGGGGTGTTAGTGGCACCGCCTCCCCACTTCCAGGCTTTCCCAGTTCCCACCCTGCCCCTCAGAGACTGAAATTACGGGTACCTGAAGATGGGAGCCTTTACCTTTTATCCAAAAGGTTTATTCCAGAAACTAGTGTACATTTCTATAAATAGATGCTgtgtatatggtatatatacatacatatatataaaatatatggaagAGGAAAAGGCTGGTACAACGCAGGCCTGCGACCCTGGGGGCACAGGAGGCAGGTGTGGCCCTGggcggtgggggcggggggggaggGAGGCCCCAGGGGGTCTCACCCATGCGAGCAGAGGAGCAGGGCCTTTCCTGGCACCGCGGTTTTGTTTTAAAACTGGACCTGTATATTTGTAAAGCTATTTATGGGCCCCTGGCACCCTTGTTCCCACACCCCAACGCTTCTAGCATTTAGGCAGCCAC from Symphalangus syndactylus isolate Jambi chromosome 16, NHGRI_mSymSyn1-v2.1_pri, whole genome shotgun sequence encodes the following:
- the FGFR3 gene encoding fibroblast growth factor receptor 3 isoform X3, which gives rise to MGARACALALCVAVAIVAGASSESLGTEQRVVGRAAEVPGPEPGQHEQLVFGSGDAVELSCPPPGGGPMGPTVWVKDGTGLVPSERVLVGPQRLQVLNASHEDSGAYSCRQRLTQRVLCHFSVRVTDAPSSGDDEDGEDEAEDTGVDTGAPYWTRPERMDKKLLAVPAANTVRFRCPAAGNPTPSISWLKNGKEFRGEHRIGGIKLRHQQWSLVMESVVPSDRGNYTCVVENKFGSIRQTYTLDVLERSPHRPILQAGLPANQTAVLGSDVEFHCKVYSDAQPHIQWLKHVEVNGSKVGPDGTPYVTVLKTAGANTTDKELEVLSLHNVTFEDAGEYTCLAGNSIGFSHHSAWLVVLPAEEELVESDEAGSVYAGILSYGAGFFLFILVVAAVTLCRLRSPPKKGLGSPTVHKISRFPLKRQVTVSLESNASMSSNTPLVRIARLSSGEGPTLANVSELELPADPKWELSRARLTLGKPLGEGCFGQVVMAEAIGIDKDRAARPVTVAVKMLKDDATDKDLSDLVSEMEMMKMIGKHKNIINLLGACTQGGPLYVLVEYAAKGNLREFLRARRPPGLDYSFDTCKPPEEQLTFKDLVSCAYQVARGMEYLASQKCIHRDLAARNVLVTEDNVMKIADFGLARDVHNLDYYKKTTNGRLPVKWMAPEALFDRVYTHQSDVWSFGVLLWEIFTLGGSPYPGIPVEELFKLLKEGHRMDKPANCTHDLYMIMRECWHAAPSQRPTFKQLVEDLDRVLTVTSTDQEYLDLSAPFEQYSPGGQDTPSSSSSGDDSVFAHDLLPPAPPSSGGSRT
- the FGFR3 gene encoding fibroblast growth factor receptor 3 isoform X2 gives rise to the protein MGARACALALCVAVAIVAGASSESLGTEQRVVGRAAEVPGPEPGQHEQLVFGSGDAVELSCPPPGGGPMGPTVWVKDGTGLVPSERVLVGPQRLQVLNASHEDSGAYSCRQRLTQRVLCHFSVRVTDAPSSGDDEDGEDEAEDTGVDTAGAPYWTRPERMDKKLLAVPAANTVRFRCPAAGNPTPSISWLKNGKEFRGEHRIGGIKLRHQQWSLVMESVVPSDRGNYTCVVENKFGSIRQTYTLDVLERSPHRPILQAGLPANQTAVLGSDVEFHCKVYSDAQPHIQWLKHVEVNGSKVGPDGTPYVTVLKTAGANTTDKELEVLSLHNVTFEDAGEYTCLAGNSIGFSHHSAWLVVLPAEEELVESDEAGSVYAGILSYGAGFFLFILVVAAVTLCRLRSPPKKGLGSPTVHKISRFPLKRQVTVSLESNASMSSNTPLVRIARLSSGEGPTLANVSELELPADPKWELSRARLTLGKPLGEGCFGQVVMAEAIGIDKDRAARPVTVAVKMLKDDATDKDLSDLVSEMEMMKMIGKHKNIINLLGACTQGGPLYVLVEYAAKGNLREFLRARRPPGLDYSFDTCKPPEEQLTFKDLVSCAYQVARGMEYLASQKCIHRDLAARNVLVTEDNVMKIADFGLARDVHNLDYYKKTTNGRLPVKWMAPEALFDRVYTHQSDVWSFGVLLWEIFTLGGSPYPGIPVEELFKLLKEGHRMDKPANCTHDLYMIMRECWHAAPSQRPTFKQLVEDLDRVLTVTSTDEYLDLSAPFEQYSPGGQDTPSSSSSGDDSVFAHDLLPPAPPSSGGSRT
- the FGFR3 gene encoding fibroblast growth factor receptor 3 isoform X9, with protein sequence MGARACALALCVAVAIVAGASSESLGTEQRVVGRAAEVPGPEPGQHEQLVFGSGDAVELSCPPPGGGPMGPTVWVKDGTGLVPSERVLVGPQRLQVLNASHEDSGAYSCRQRLTQRVLCHFSVRVTDAPSSGDDEDGEDEAEDTAGAPYWTRPERMDKKLLAVPAANTVRFRCPAAGNPTPSISWLKNGKEFRGEHRIGGIKLRHQQWSLVMESVVPSDRGNYTCVVENKFGSIRQTYTLDVLERSPHRPILQAGLPANQTAVLGSDVEFHCKVYSDAQPHIQWLKHVEVNGSKVGPDGTPYVTVLKTAGANTTDKELEVLSLHNVTFEDAGEYTCLAGNSIGFSHHSAWLVVLPAEEELVESDEAGSVYAGILSYGAGFFLFILVVAAVTLCRLRSPPKKGLGSPTVHKISRFPLKRQVTVSLESNASMSSNTPLVRIARLSSGEGPTLANVSELELPADPKWELSRARLTLGKPLGEGCFGQVVMAEAIGIDKDRAARPVTVAVKMLKDDATDKDLSDLVSEMEMMKMIGKHKNIINLLGACTQGGPLYVLVEYAAKGNLREFLRARRPPGLDYSFDTCKPPEEQLTFKDLVSCAYQVARGMEYLASQKCIHRDLAARNVLVTEDNVMKIADFGLARDVHNLDYYKKTTNGRLPVKWMAPEALFDRVYTHQSDVWSFGVLLWEIFTLGGSPYPGIPVEELFKLLKEGHRMDKPANCTHDLYMIMRECWHAAPSQRPTFKQLVEDLDRVLTVTSTDQEYLDLSAPFEQYSPGGQDTPSSSSSGDDSVFAHDLLPPAPPSSGGSRT
- the FGFR3 gene encoding fibroblast growth factor receptor 3 isoform X11 codes for the protein MGARACALALCVAVAIVAGASSESLGTEQRVVGRAAEVPGPEPGQHEQLVFGSGDAVELSCPPPGGGPMGPTVWVKDGTGLVPSERVLVGPQRLQVLNASHEDSGAYSCRQRLTQRVLCHFSVRVTDAPSSGDDEDGEDEAEDTAGAPYWTRPERMDKKLLAVPAANTVRFRCPAAGNPTPSISWLKNGKEFRGEHRIGGIKLRHQQWSLVMESVVPSDRGNYTCVVENKFGSIRQTYTLDVLERSPHRPILQAGLPANQTAVLGSDVEFHCKVYSDAQPHIQWLKHVEVNGSKVGPDGTPYVTVLKTAGANTTDKELEVLSLHNVTFEDAGEYTCLAGNSIGFSHHSAWLVVLPAEEELVESDEAGSVYAGILSYGAGFFLFILVVAAVTLCRLRSPPKKGLGSPTVHKISRFPLKRQVSLESNASMSSNTPLVRIARLSSGEGPTLANVSELELPADPKWELSRARLTLGKPLGEGCFGQVVMAEAIGIDKDRAARPVTVAVKMLKDDATDKDLSDLVSEMEMMKMIGKHKNIINLLGACTQGGPLYVLVEYAAKGNLREFLRARRPPGLDYSFDTCKPPEEQLTFKDLVSCAYQVARGMEYLASQKCIHRDLAARNVLVTEDNVMKIADFGLARDVHNLDYYKKTTNGRLPVKWMAPEALFDRVYTHQSDVWSFGVLLWEIFTLGGSPYPGIPVEELFKLLKEGHRMDKPANCTHDLYMIMRECWHAAPSQRPTFKQLVEDLDRVLTVTSTDEYLDLSAPFEQYSPGGQDTPSSSSSGDDSVFAHDLLPPAPPSSGGSRT